In Carassius gibelio isolate Cgi1373 ecotype wild population from Czech Republic chromosome B17, carGib1.2-hapl.c, whole genome shotgun sequence, a single window of DNA contains:
- the spint1a gene encoding kunitz-type protease inhibitor 1a: MTPSRLWLFWTAVLLHICLHVAPSEALDEGKCMDKFRLGKEDFVLDTDESVKDGATFLYSPQVSQPEECILACCRDPNCNLALMEHGENPKNIHSCFIFDCLYKQKKVCHFVKKKGFSNYVLLSVFKDYLDEQISDVEDKPPVADAGQDKVVQPNEDVILNGIESKDDKKIVKYEWVQVSGDPSAVLKKGLFEDSVTVSNLSPGMYKFRLTVTDEAGQTGSDEVSILVLTQEQTLHHCLVPKKEGPCRGSFPRWHYNAVTEKCEQFKFGGCKPNSNNYLALNECMNACDKVSAKPPSGRLGPIHDNGEICDVVCGPEHFSCSNNCCIQKGLECDGEEQCSDGSDETTKCTKLGEKLDHLINIPMDKTKAHCVEPPVTGKCRASFTKWYYNPYDRRCHRFNYGGCDGNGNRFETEAWCMSSCKGVSDSDAFPRRSQFEKQESSSETTAIVIAIILGLAIAVLLVVIACCLLKGKKKNKHQHVAVNGGHVHTYDYSEKLVYNSTTKPI; encoded by the exons ATGACTCCGTCTCGTCTCTGGCTCTTCTGGACCGCGGTGCTTCTTCACATCTGTCTCCACGTGGCTCCATCAGAGGCTCTGGATGAAGGGAAATGCATGGATAAGTTCAGACTTGGCAAAGAGGATTTTGTGTTGGACACAGATGAATCTGTGAAGGACGGGGCCACGTTCCTGTATTCTCCTCAAGTGTCTCAGCCTGAAGAATGTATTCTGGCCTGTTGTCGTGATCCAAACTGTAATCTGGCTTTGATGGAACATGGAGAAAATCCCAAAAACATCCACTCATGCTTCATCTTTGACTGTTTGTACAAACAGAAGAAAGTCTGTCACTTTGTGAAGAAGAAGGGCTTCAGCAACTACGTTCTGTTATCTGTTTTTAAAGATTACCTTGACGAACAAATTTCAG ATGTGGAGGACAAACCTCCAGTCGCAGATGCCGGGCAGGACAAAGTCGTTCAGCCCAATGAAGATGTGATTCTGAACGGCATTGAGAGCAAAGACGATAAAAAGATTGTAAAATATGAGTGGGTACAGGTGTCTGGAGACCCATCAGCAGTTCTGAAA aaAGGGCTTTTTGAGGATTCAGTGACGGTGTCCAATCTTTCTCCGGGGATGTATAAGTTCAGACTCACGGTCACAGATGAGGCTGGTCAGACAGGATCGGACGAGGTGTCCATTTTGGTCCTAACACAGGAACAGACACTCC ATCACTGTCTGGTGCCGAAAAAGGAGGGTCCGTGTCGAGGCTCTTTTCCTCGTTGGCATTACAACGCCGTAACAGAGAAATGTGAGCAGTTCAAGTTTGGAGGCTGCAAACCAAACAGCAACAACTACCTGGCGCTCAACGAATGCATGAACGCTTGCGACAAAGTTTCAG CTAAACCACCGTCTGGAAGATTAGGTCCGATCCACGATAATG gtgagatTTGTGACGTGGTTTGTGGTCCAGAGCATTTCTCCTGTTCAAATAATTGCTGCATTCAGAAAGGGTTGGAGTGTGACGGAGAAGAACAGTGCAGCGACGGTTCGGACGAGACTACGAAGTGCACCAAAC TGGGCGAAAAGCTTGACCATTTGATTAATATTCCTATGGACAAGACCAAAG CTCATTGCGTGGAGCCTCCAGTAACGGGAAAATGTCGCGCAAGTTTCACTAAATGGTATTACAATCCATATGACCGGCGCTGTCACCGCTTTAACTACGGTGGCTGTGATGGGAACGGAAACCGCTTCGAAACGGAGGCGTGGTGCATGAGTTCGTGCAAAGGAGTGTCTG actCTGATGCGTTTCCCAGACGATCTCAGTTTGAGAAGCAAGAAAGCAGCAGTGAAACAA CTGCCATCGTGATCGCCATCATCCTGGGCCTCGCCATCGCCGTCCTGCTGGTGGTTATCGCATGCTGCCTGCTGAAGGGGAAGAAGAAGAACAAACATCAGCATGTGGCTGTCAACGGCGGTCACGTTCACACCTACGATTATTCAGAGAAACTCGTCTACAACAGCACGACCAAACCCATCTGA